Part of the Sodalinema gerasimenkoae IPPAS B-353 genome is shown below.
CCATTTTGCCCCCTTCTTGGTCTGGGGAATTGCCGCCTTAATTTGGGAAACGCGCCGGGTGGGGGTTTTAGTCTGGATGTTGGTGGGCCTGAATGCGATCATTGGCTTAACGCCCTTATCTCTCCCTCAAGTTCCCGGCTTAGCCCAAGGATATCCCCCCCTGATTCGCGAAGACATCGCCCAAGTGGACTTATTAGTGGCCGCCTTACGAGATATGCCACAACCGGTATATGTTGCCGCCTCTTCCGACAGCCTCAACCCTGACTTAATTCGTAGTGCAGAACGACAAGTCTATGGAGATGATCTCAAACTGGCCGTGTTACGGGTTCCCCAAGTAGACTCTAGTGATGAGTATCCCTTAGGAGCCTTATTACAAGCGCAAACAGTAGTCGTTCCCGATTCCTTTCAACATAGTTTACGCCCCGATGAACAAATGGTGGTGCGCGTTGTCTCCGATGCCTTTAATCAGGAATGGACCCTGATTCGGGATTTCCTGCGTTTGAACCGTCGCTTTAATCTCTCCGACGTTGAGGTTCGACTCTATCGGCGAGTTCGGGATACGGATTTGGCGACGGCCATTCAAACCTTAGCCAACATCCAGGAGGCGATCGCCCCTCGCTATGAGGGCCACCAGCAATGGGTATCCGTTCCTCCGGGGGCCAGGATTCACAAAACAGAGGACACCTATGAGATATCTGGGGACACGCCCCTGTCTCTGTTATATCTCTCGCCCCAAGAGATGAACGCCCTAGACGGGGAACTGGCCTCAACCTGTCAGGAGGGACAGGTGCAGCTAAGGCGTCACAATCAAGACGGAGAGGCAGTCCAACAGCAGGAGTTTCCCCTCACGGACGGTTCCTTTACCTATCCTCTCCCCCCCATCACCTCCCCCACTTATCTCAGTCTCTCCCTCACCAGTGATCCCTCCTGTTCTCTGAATCTGACCTTGAAACATTGAGTGTAATCACGGAAATTTCGGGAGTTGACCGGACATTTCCAGGGCGATCGTTTAGAATGACGGGCAATTTCGGCAAGTTCAGGGTGACATAGCTATGGGGTACAACGTTCGCATCGCAGATATGCCACTGACGGAACGCCCTCGGGAACGGATGGTGGCCTGTGGTGCGAGTCATTTAGCAACAGTGGAACTCTTGGCAATTTTGCTGGGAACAGGCAACCGCAGTGAGAATCTCTCAGCCGTGGGGTTAGGGCAGAAAATTCTCCGTCAACTGGGCGATCGCAGTCCCGAACCCTTGGAAGTCCTGCGCACAGTATCCCCCCAGGAATTAATGCAAATCCCTGGAATTGGCATGGCCAAGGCAACGACGATTGTAGCGGCGATCGAGTTAGGGAAACGGGCCTTTCAAACTCGCCCCACGGAACGTCAGGTGATTGAAGATCCCGCCACAGCAGTGGCCTATTTAAGTCATGATCTCATGTGGCAGGATGCCGAACGTTTTGCGATTCTCCTACTCGATGTCCGCAACCGCGTCTTAGGAAGCCAAGTCTTAACCATCGGCACCGCCACCGAAACCCTGGCCCATCCACCCGACATTTTCCGGGAGGTGATTCGTCAAGGGGCCAACCGGGCGATCGTGGCCCACAACCACCCCACGGGCAATGTTAGCCCCAGTCAGCAAGATCTCGATTTAACCCACCGTCTCCTACAGATTGGTCAAATCCTCTCTATTCCCATTCTCGACCATTTGATTCTCGGTCACGGCAACTACGCCAGCCTCCGCCAGCAAACGAAACTCTGGCAGGAGTTTCCTCAGGAGTAGAGGGAACAGGGAACAGAAAAGACGTAGGGGCGTACCCTTGTGGTCGCCCTCTTGACGTAGGGGCGTACCCTTGTGGACGCCCTAGGCAATAGGCAATAGGGGGGATTTTCTCTTCTCTCCCTCCTCTCCCTCCTCTCCCTTCTCTCCCTCTTCTCCCTCCTCTCCCTCCTCCTCCTCCGTGCCCTCTGTGACTCTGTGGTTCCCCTCTTGCCAAACGTGAAAAACTAGGTTAGAATGGAAATCTATGGGCGATTAGCACAGTGGTAGCGCACTTCCTTCACACGGAAGGGGTCACTGGTTCGAATCCAGTATCGCCCATTTGGTTTTTTTTAAATCAACAATAGAATCACAGCCGATATCTGACTATCATAGGGTAATAGTTTCTTTTGCCCTTACTAAGTTTTAGGAGTTCTGTACACTGATGACTCAAGCAACTCAAGCTCAGCAACGGGGTATTCAGATGACCGAAACTGCACTCAAGCAGGTGATGGCGTTGCGTGAACAGCAGGGGAAAGACCTGTTTTTGCGAGTTGGCGTTCGTCAGGGTGGTTGTTCTGGGATGTCCTACACCATGGACTTTGAAGACGGGAGCAACGTCCGTGAGGATGACGAAGTCTATGATTATGAAGGCTTTCAGGTAGTCTGCGATCGCAAAAGCCTGTTATACCTCTATGGCTTAGTTCTCGATTATAACACCGCCCTGATTGGTGGTGGTTTCACCTTCACCAACCCCAACGCCACCCAAACCTGTGGTTGTGGGAGTTCATTCTCCGCCTAGTCTCCCAACACTGGCAAGAATGTTGTCAATTTCCCGTATCTTATGAAGGGGCGTTTTTTTAAACGTCCCTCTTTTTATGGCGGGATCCCCCGTCTTCTATCATCAACCTCACCTCCGTCGGAGTTTGACTATCTATGACTACCCCCCTCGAAACAGAATTTGAACAAGCCATCGCCCGCTACCAGAATGGGGAGGCTGTCGAAGATCTCATCCCCATCTTTAAAGATATCTGCGATCGCGCCCCCAAGAATAGCGCCGCCTGGACTTGCCTATCTTGGCTGTATCTCCTGAGTGATCGCCCCAAATCCGCCTATAACGCCGCCAACAAAGCCGTTAAACTCACTCCTCAAGATCCCCAAGCACAAGTCAACTTAGCCCTAGCGATGCTGGAGATCGATAAAAAAGGAGTCCGAAGCCATATTGATCGTGCCCTTGAGGTCATGGCCTACTCTGACGAACTCCGAGAGGAGTTAGAACGCAATTGTCAGGATGGCCTAACCCGTAAACCCGACTGGCAAAATCTTAAACGGGTGCAAGCCTGGCTCTTTGCTTAGAATTTTGCCCCAACTGTAACGTTCTATTAAGAAAAGCGATTGAAAACTTAAGGATGGGTTGATCAGTCTAAGGACTATTTTGGGGGCGATCGGCTCCAAATTCGCCCATCCGCGTTTCCCGTTTTTCTCCATGAAACCCTCGTTCAGTCTAGGTTTGCGCCTATATAAGCCGGTGATATCCCGCCCGGAATTGTAACACATAGTTCACAATTCCTTAAATTACTTTATAAAAAAACCAAGAAGATAGTGATAAGATTGTGTGAAGTCAGACATTAACTATTCCGTTCACATCAATCAGAACTTTAAAGGAGAAACATCACATGAGTAATACTAACAAAAACGTTTCCATTAAACCAGAAACCCGTAATCACCAAGGGTTCTTTGTTCGCGACGGCGAATATCAGTTCATGGGCGTTGACGAGTCCGGCTGGGCGCTGATCTGCTTTGATGACGTGAGCTGCCACTATGTTGATCCCGATAATCTAGAGTCCGTCGAAGACCTAGTAGACTAACCCCTTTGGGTCTGTGATTCTGGATGTTCTGGACTCCAAAACCAACAACTCTAACTAAGTCCTTTTGGCAACACCTCCCCCAGGTGTTGCCTTTTTCATGAACAGTAGGAAAAATCCACACGTGGCGTTCCCTTCCCTAGCCTCTACTCGGCCAGCACATTCTCCAACGCGGGTTTAACCGTGGGAAAATGATAGTCAAACCCGGCAGCTAGGGTTTGTTTCGGCAGTACCTGTTGACCATCCAAAACCACCATTGCCCCCTCCCCGAGCAAGAGTTCCAAGGCAAACTCAGGAACCGGCAGCCAAGAGGGACGGGACATCACCTCACCCAACACCTGACAGAGGGTTTGCATCCGTACCGGATTCGGGGCCGTGGCATTATAAACCCCAGAAAATTCGGGATTGGATAGGGCCTGAGCAATGAAACGCACGACATCCTCACGGTGAACCCAGGACACCCATTGTTTGCCAGAACCAATGGGGCCACCTGCAAACAACTGAAAAGGGGTTAACATTTTCGCCAACGCCCCCCCATCCCGGCCCAAAATAATGCCAAAACGGGCAATCACCAGGCGCGTTCCGGTCACGGTGACCGCTTGAGCGGCTGCCTCCCAAGCTTGGCATACCTGAGCCAAATAATCCTCACCAGAGCCACTCGTTTCATCAAACGTCTCCGTCTCACTGGTTCCGTAATAGCCCACCGCCGAAGCATTCAGCAGAACTTGGGGCCGTTCAGGAGCAGCGGCGATCGCCTCCACCAGTTTCTCCGTCGTCCGAGTGCGGCTCTCCATAATCTCTCGTTTATAGTCTGCCGTCCAGCGGTGATCGGCAATCGGTGCCCCCGCCAAATTCACCACCCCCGTACAACCAGAAATCGATGCCTGCCAAGCCCCAGATTCACAGGGATTATAGGCAACCACCTCCAGCTTAGGAAATGCCGACTCAGGAAACAGCCGTCTTGCCCGTTGGGGATTGCGGGTTAAGACCACCACCGAGGAGCCATTCTCGGCCAGATGCCGCACTAACGCTTGCCCAACAAAGCCGGTTGCACCGGTAATTGCCACTTTCATCATTAAACCCTGAGTTTGAGATTTTCCTATTCATACTATCAATGGGGGGATTTCCATGTAAGATTTGTGTAACAACAGGATCCTGTCATGGGGTCCGGCTTTCACTTTGGCATCTGCCATCGAGTTCGCGCGTGGAAGAACGACTACAAAAACTCTTATCGCATTGGGGCATCGCCTCCCGACGCCGTGCCGAGGAGTTGATTCGTCAAGGACGGGTCAGCCTCAATGGTTCTACGGCCGAATTGGGGGCGAAAGCTCATCCTGGGCGCGATCGCATCCTCGTGGATGGTCGCGTCGTTAATCCTGAACAAGAACCGCAACGACTGTATATCCTCCTCAATAAACCGGCCGGTGTGGTCAGCACCTGTCGTGACACCCATGGGCGGCCCACTGTCCTCAGTCTTCTACCACCCCAACTCACTCAGGGACAAGGACTTCATCCCATCGGTCGTCTTGACGCTGACTCGACTGGGGCCTTATTACTGACAAATGATGGCAGTCTTACCTATGCTTTAACTCATCCTCGCTATCATGTAGCCAAGACCTATCAGGTTTGGGTGCAAGGCTCTCCTTCCGAGGTACTATTGCAACAATGGCGAGAAGGGGTCATCCTAGATCAGCGCAAGACTCTACCGGCTCACGTGCAGGTTAAAAACCGAGACGACCAACGACGAACTCAACTCGAGGTGGTGTTAACCGAGGGACGCAACCGCCAAATTCGTCGCATTGCCAAACAACTCGGACATCCCGTTGAGACACTGCATCGGACGAAGATTGGCTCAGTTCAACTGAACTCTGACCAAGATAATGCCTTACCTCCAGGGTGTCATCGCTGTTTGACCAAATCAGAGATTAATGCTTTACAGTCATGGCAAACGCAACTCACCCTAAAATCAGTAGGCGTGCGATCGAAGCTCAAGGAGCACAGCGGATGAAGTTCTCGCGGATTCAGTTCAAACGGAAACAGAAAAAGGAAAAGCTTAGTCTTCCCCAGATTCAAGCTCAAAAAATAGCGGTTATGGGCGCGCAGTTGCGTGAACTTCGTCAAGAGCAGTCTGTGGCCATTGATACAATTGCCCGGCAAACGCTGATTCCGGCTCGTCTGCTGCGGGCCATTGAAGAGGGCGACCTCACAAAGCTGCCGGAACCTGTCTATGTTCAGGGATTTTTGCGACGCTTCGCCGATTATGTTGGGCTAGATGGCTCAGCCTATGCCCGAGACTTTCCTACCGGCTATGAGTCCAAAACCGCCAAGTCCGGTTGGCAGGGGTCGCCACTGACTCAACTACGATCGTTCCATCTTTATCTTCTCTATATCGTCCTGGTTGTCTTCTCGGTTCGGGGACTGTCCGAATCAGTCAATTCCGATTCCCGCAGTCCGGATAGTGCTTTACCTCCGCCGGAAACAGCAGAGAATCTCGATGAACTGACACCGGATTTGGGCCCGAGTTCATCAGATGTTGCGGCCCCAGAAGCCACCCCATCAACGGTGACGGCTAATGCTCGTTCCTCGGAGAATACCGATAACATATCGAAGGTGCAGGTAGGCGTGACGCTCACCGATGAGTCCTGGATTCAGGTGGTGGCTGACGGTGAGACGACGTTTGAGGGAATGCTCGATGAGGGGACTCACACCTGGAGTGCTGACAGTGAACTTACGGTGATTGCCGGAAATGCTGGAGGCGTCATGATCGCCGTTAATGGCAGTGAAGCCCAACCCATGGGCGCGCCGGGTAGTGTTGAGGAACTGACAATTGTGGCAGATTCGCGAGGGGGTGCAGGTTCGGGTAATAATCCTGCGTCGACCAACTAAGTCAACGAACTAATTAGCAACATAATTCGTCTATGGGCTTGTGGCATTCTAAGCACTGTCTGTCCAGGGCGATCGCCAGGGATTAACCAGGCTTAGATCAAATAATGGGCTGCATTGAGCAGATTGTTGTCAAGGAGTTTGAAGGAGTTTCTATGAAATCATTAATTCGCTGGGGTGCCACGTTAGGACTGGTTGGGGGAACGCTCTTGGGAGCCGTCTCTCCTCCAGCCCCCGCCTTGGCCCTGTCCGAAGATGAAATTATGCAAAAACTGGCATCGGTTCCGGTTTTTGCTATTACCGATGCTGAGGGGTCCCCTCTAATTGCCAGTGTGTCGAATCCTCAATCGGCAAATGGAACCACCGAGGTGGCTGGGGTCTTTATGAATCCTCAGGATGCCAACCGGTTTGTAGAACGCCTCACCCAAGAACAACCGGAAATGGCAGGAGAGGTTCAGGTGACCGTGATTTCTTTGGCAGAGGTTTATCGTCTCGAACAAAGCCATCGACAACAGGAGAGTTCGATTGAGTTTTCCTATGTTCCCACTCGCCAGGAGGTAGAATCCGCTGTTTCTGTTCTCCTCGATAGCGGTCGCGAAGATGAACTCCTCCAACAAAATGGAGAATATGTCTATCCGGGAGTGCCCCTGTTCATGGCAACGGCGGGTCCGGATCAAGGGTATATGACCGTGGAGTTCGATGGAGAGGTGGTGATTCCCCTGTTTTTTGACCGGGAGGATTTAGAGAATGTGATTGCTCGCTTCCAACAACAACAGCCGGATTTTGCGGCGACTGTGCAAACGGATGTGGTGCAACTTGAAGGGGTGTTGGA
Proteins encoded:
- a CDS encoding tetratricopeptide repeat protein, whose product is MTTPLETEFEQAIARYQNGEAVEDLIPIFKDICDRAPKNSAAWTCLSWLYLLSDRPKSAYNAANKAVKLTPQDPQAQVNLALAMLEIDKKGVRSHIDRALEVMAYSDELREELERNCQDGLTRKPDWQNLKRVQAWLFA
- a CDS encoding pseudouridine synthase, which encodes MEERLQKLLSHWGIASRRRAEELIRQGRVSLNGSTAELGAKAHPGRDRILVDGRVVNPEQEPQRLYILLNKPAGVVSTCRDTHGRPTVLSLLPPQLTQGQGLHPIGRLDADSTGALLLTNDGSLTYALTHPRYHVAKTYQVWVQGSPSEVLLQQWREGVILDQRKTLPAHVQVKNRDDQRRTQLEVVLTEGRNRQIRRIAKQLGHPVETLHRTKIGSVQLNSDQDNALPPGCHRCLTKSEINALQSWQTQLTLKSVGVRSKLKEHSG
- a CDS encoding HesB/IscA family protein, whose amino-acid sequence is MTQATQAQQRGIQMTETALKQVMALREQQGKDLFLRVGVRQGGCSGMSYTMDFEDGSNVREDDEVYDYEGFQVVCDRKSLLYLYGLVLDYNTALIGGGFTFTNPNATQTCGCGSSFSA
- a CDS encoding helix-turn-helix domain-containing protein yields the protein MANATHPKISRRAIEAQGAQRMKFSRIQFKRKQKKEKLSLPQIQAQKIAVMGAQLRELRQEQSVAIDTIARQTLIPARLLRAIEEGDLTKLPEPVYVQGFLRRFADYVGLDGSAYARDFPTGYESKTAKSGWQGSPLTQLRSFHLYLLYIVLVVFSVRGLSESVNSDSRSPDSALPPPETAENLDELTPDLGPSSSDVAAPEATPSTVTANARSSENTDNISKVQVGVTLTDESWIQVVADGETTFEGMLDEGTHTWSADSELTVIAGNAGGVMIAVNGSEAQPMGAPGSVEELTIVADSRGGAGSGNNPASTN
- the radC gene encoding RadC family protein, which produces MGYNVRIADMPLTERPRERMVACGASHLATVELLAILLGTGNRSENLSAVGLGQKILRQLGDRSPEPLEVLRTVSPQELMQIPGIGMAKATTIVAAIELGKRAFQTRPTERQVIEDPATAVAYLSHDLMWQDAERFAILLLDVRNRVLGSQVLTIGTATETLAHPPDIFREVIRQGANRAIVAHNHPTGNVSPSQQDLDLTHRLLQIGQILSIPILDHLILGHGNYASLRQQTKLWQEFPQE
- a CDS encoding Tic22 family protein, which gives rise to MKSLIRWGATLGLVGGTLLGAVSPPAPALALSEDEIMQKLASVPVFAITDAEGSPLIASVSNPQSANGTTEVAGVFMNPQDANRFVERLTQEQPEMAGEVQVTVISLAEVYRLEQSHRQQESSIEFSYVPTRQEVESAVSVLLDSGREDELLQQNGEYVYPGVPLFMATAGPDQGYMTVEFDGEVVIPLFFDREDLENVIARFQQQQPDFAATVQTDVVQLEGVLETLRNEDNDVVGQLMFVPHSESLEFVGNMMQQMQQQQQQQQPQLQPGEGAPALPGSGR
- the thyD gene encoding thylakoid membrane protein ThyD is translated as MKVAITGATGFVGQALVRHLAENGSSVVVLTRNPQRARRLFPESAFPKLEVVAYNPCESGAWQASISGCTGVVNLAGAPIADHRWTADYKREIMESRTRTTEKLVEAIAAAPERPQVLLNASAVGYYGTSETETFDETSGSGEDYLAQVCQAWEAAAQAVTVTGTRLVIARFGIILGRDGGALAKMLTPFQLFAGGPIGSGKQWVSWVHREDVVRFIAQALSNPEFSGVYNATAPNPVRMQTLCQVLGEVMSRPSWLPVPEFALELLLGEGAMVVLDGQQVLPKQTLAAGFDYHFPTVKPALENVLAE